The DNA segment TGATCTTTTCTGCTTGCCGACTAACTAGCGCACTCGGTCTCGTGTCCCTGGAAATccctagtttttttttcttattttgtgattagtttctttttgtttcttccgtTCTACTCATGCTTCTGGATTCACTCTCGCGCATTTATTCTTTCACAGTAGTGTGCCGTTTCGTGCAGTTCGGACTCGGGATTCAAACATAGTCGGGATCATCGACCGATACGGAACTGGTGAATAGGCTACCTACaggaaaaaacagaaacgtGAAAGTATGGATGGAAATTTTGCATCTCTGTGGTGTCAGGGGGTAAGGAAGAGCAGGAAGAGGGACCATAGAGTGGGAAGAAATCATCTTATCAAGTGGGGTGGGGGTGTAAATTCATACTAAGAGAGAGAACAAAGAGGAAATAAACAGaatacagcaaaaatacaCGAGGCAGAACAACCAACCTTctcaaacacaacacaatttCCTTCTCCCTtcgttatgtgtgtgtgtgtgtgtgttggtattgtttgtgtgtttgagagGGTTGAccgggaagaagaaaaggatgAAACCGGTAAAGTATCACGTAAAGATGATTTCTTAATGTCGGAAACAACTAAACGTAATTGCATTTGCTTGCAACAGAAACGAAACTAAAGTACGTGACCCACATCCGGGCGAGGAACTGAATGCGTCAGCGTGACCAACAGATGGACGATATCTCTATAACACTAGACCGAACTAATAAAGAGCATTCTGGCCACAGACTATGAATATGAGGGAAGGTAAAGAAcaactactgctactgctacgtGCGTAACTGGACCGGTTCGCTGGCTGGTTCGGTCCGATGACTATGACTACTACATGTTCCTATATACCATAGGGTGTTTAACGGCATAACGAAAGTACAAAATATTGAGACACATATGAAGGATGAAGAATCGAATCGAACGTGAGTTGATGATTATGTGACTTGAAGCGTATTACAAAATTGAACCCTAGCTTTGTCAAAGCACAAGTTACCATTATTACtgtttttttcaccgtttaaaatatttgtcaCTATTGTTATAGTAAACTGAAATGTCTAAACATCACATCCCTTAGGGATACTGGTTCCTACCTACCTGTGAATTGTTGCACATTATGATTACATGTTCAAATTGCACCTTAACAAACCGTATTCCTTACTAAAAATTCCCTTAAGTATCTGCctatttttacatcgttttaCAGTAAGTATTGTAAATACATGTCTCAGTGGAAAAGATAAACAGGATCTAAATGTACTTCGAGGACGATCCAATTCCTACCCATCTAACTGGTTGGTTGATACCATCTATCTCTTGTACATTTCAAtgagtttttttacaattactTATGCAACTTTAACATACCACGGCCCGTGAAAATGACTACCATTACCCTTATGTAAATGCGTGTGTCTGTCAATGGTCTTTGAATGGTCGTTTGAATTTGTAGAGAGTAATGAAAAAGCCTCCGACTGAATAATAGTGAAcattgtgtaaaaaaaaaacaaacacacatattgAATAAAAGTGaaactaataaataaaactcCACCACAAATTTCTACACTAGCAGGCAAGCGATTTATGTAGCGAAAATGATAGTACGCATGTGTtgcaaaacatacacatatactGAATGCAAGCAAAGGCACACGAAGCGATAACTGGCATTATGAGAGAAGGATTCCGAAAACATTAATCCAGCTCCACCGGAGTTGGGAGATTTTGAGCGGGAAACGGGGATTTGCGAAGAAAATAGCAAGCATTCCTTTACGCACCTTGCAGTATGATCTCTTGGCCGTCCGCAGTTATCAGGTGCGGCGTATCGCCACTGGCCGCCAGCGCCATCAAGCTCTGCGGATCGAGTATGATATGCTGCCCGTCCTGTGTGTTGAACACGAAGCCTTCCTGCGCACCGTCGCTTCCCACGGCACCGGTTGCGTTGGCGATGGCAGTAGTGCCACCTTCGCCGGTTCCATCACCCCCCATCTCTGCTCCATTGCTACCGCCCACGGTAGGGATGATCACTTCCGCCTGGTTGATAATCTCTTCCGTCAATGTTCCCGCcgcctgttgctgctgctgctgctggccttgatgctgctgctgctgggtgggatgttgctggtgctgctcggGCAGCGCTACCAGCTGATTCGAAGCGTCCAGGTAGAGCAGCTCGTTGTTCACTGGCACGAGACTCTCGTCGCGCACCGAGCACAGGTAAAACAGGTGCGGTGGCCCACCAAAGTTCTCGGCAGGTACGGCGATCAGCTGAGATGATTCTTGCTCCCCAGTTGCTGTGGTCCCGCTGCCACTGCCaccggtactgctgctgctggcctcCGTCACGGATCCTCCACCAACGACGGCTAGTTCACTCGAGCCGAGGATTACTTCCGCTGCACCAGCTCCGCTACTGGACGGTGAACCCTCCAACAGAATAGCCGCACCGCCGGCGGGGGCGACATGCGTCGACGCAGGAAGCTCTCCCGCCTCCCCCGAGGAAACCTTTTGCTGCTCGAGCATCTCTTCGTCCTCCTCCATGTCCACCGCGCTTGGATCCGTCGATGCGGTGCGTCCAACCGTGGTGGATGATTCCTGCACGGACGAATCGGCAGCTGCCGCAATCACCACATTGCTACCGGAGGAAGCAACCTCGGGCAGTGATGTCGGCCGGGCGCTACTACTGTTGCTATCGGGTGCCACAGCGTGatccgcaccaccaccacccgtcgTCGTGATGATCTTTGTGGAAATTGGGACGGGCTTCTTCCTCGAAacgtgttgttgctgctgttgttgctgttgctgctgctgctgctgttgttgcagctgctgttgctttccGTACAACTGCCGCATCCCACTCTTGGTCAGCATTTTGCCCTTGCCTTGCCGCTCCTCGATGTAACCGAGGCGGCTAAATTCTTTCAGCTTTTGCGGCGTAAGTCTGAGCACGCGGTGACTTTTCTTGCCGGTGATCGTTTCGCTGCCAGAGGAAGAAGACACCGAGGACGAAGCACCGTCGCCGGACACGCGACGGTCGTGCGCTTTCGAACCGACGGAGCCCTCGGCGCTGCCCGCCTTGGACGAAGCCGTAGAAGTGGATGCAGCGTGCGGTAGCGGCTTCTTCGTTATAATGATCTTTGGTGGTACTAACTGCGGGGCGGCTGCCGACGAAGCGGACGATGGTGGAGAGGACACGCTTGGCGCTGGCGTGGAGCTGGCGACACGGCAGCTGGAAGAAAGTGTTATTGCGCTCGTCACCGTTACCGACGATTTAGTGGAGCTGGGGAATTTCGACGCGACGGTTACGCTCGCTGTCGATGTGGTTAGTACGGTACCCTTGCTCGTTATCACAATTTGCTCGGTGGAAGCTTTGCCTCCCTTTACCATCGCCACCGTCGTTTGCCGTTTATCTTTTGAGGAGGCCGCTACCAGCGGCGGCTTGGCGGCCCCACCTCCAGCACCGTTGACACTCTTCATGACCGTAATGGCGCCAGCGGGAGCGGGAATGGAGGATGTGCCATCTACCAACAGCTCACCTTCATCCATTACGATTGGCATACTGTTGATGTCAAGCTTTTCAACTTCCGCCGACACTGGGGAAGATTCTTTCGATGCCATCTCCTCGCCATCGGTCAACACTTCGTtacgcttcttcttctctggAATGGATGGAGGGTCTTCCTCGGGCGGCAAAACCACCTTGACGGTGGTAATTTCTTTTTCGATTCCACTTGTCGTCATTGGTGGTTCCACAACAGCCGCCACTTTCTTCGACTGCGGTAGGTTCGTCGCTTCTGAAGTGGTCAGCATCATCGATTGAAGATGTCGCTTCCGAGGGTTAATGCTTTTCGAAGTGCTActattgttgctgctgctgctgctagtgttgTTTGGTGTCGGTTGCCCGGCACACTCTACCGAGACTGATACCGCTTGAGTGCTGGAGCTAGCAGTCGTATCTGCTTCTTTTGCTGGTTCTACAGCCACAACCTTTGCTTTTGATGCAACATCTTCGTCCACGGCGGAActggaactgctgctgctcacggGTAGCGGCGCTGTTACCACGACCGGTAGATTTATCAACGCTTCCGCTACCTGCAGATCTGTCGGTGTAGCTTTCGATGTCAGAAGCGTGGTGGCGGCTGCATCTTGCTGTGTATCTGCGCTTTCCTCgtgatttgttttcaaatgtttGGCCAGCGCACCATCGGTAGCTTCTTCCTTTTCAACAGCAGATAAATCATTCGAATTATCGGTAGCTTCTGCCGTATCCATTGCTACACTCGTTTCTATTTCGCTAGAAACGACTCGTTTTGTTACTTTTGCAACTTCAGCGCTACTTTTGTCGCTATCGTCCGTGTTGGCGGGTGTGGCCTCATCCAATTCTGGCCCTTCCTTACGAACCCTTTTTGCTTTGCGCGACACTGACGAGGGTTCGCGAGCCTCCGATACTGACTGTGTGGATACAGATTTCTCGCCCGTCGACTTTTCATGCACATCCGTCACGGCTTTACTATACTTGCCGCGACGGCGTGTTGCTGCAGGCACGGTCGGCTGATCACCGTTACCGCTGCTATCAGGAAGTAGTACTTCGTCCGATTTCCGTTTTTTCTTGGCAgattggtgctgctgcttctgctgcagctCCTTGTCCTCGGGTAGAACTTCGTCTGTCATCGCAGACGATGTAACGGATGGGTTCTGGTCATCTTCCCGATTCTTGGATTCGTCCTTACCCTTTACGGTTTCGGTTTCCTCTTCAGAAGCTTCTTGTTGCTGTGGCGTCTGTTccatttcagttttttctttcGCCACATCACCAGCAGAAGAACTCGAATCACCATTATTGTTCGCCGCCTCTGCTGGAACGGATCCCTCCGAAGGAACTACCTCTTCGCCGACGCGAGCGTCGTCGCGTTTTGGtgacgaagacgaagaagcGGTGACCGTCTTGTTACGAGTCTTGAAGATTCGCTTGCCACGTTCCTTCGGCGGAAGGGTACGATTACAGTCGATCTTATCGGACACGGCCGTCATTACGTCGCTTAAATCTTCCGGCAGTTTCGGTACATTCGTTTCACCCAGCAGCGAATCAATTTCCTGGCTCAACTGTGCATCCCGATCAACTTCCGACGGTTCCGGCTCTACGTTAGTGGGTTTTTCTCGGGCCGCCACCGCTTGATCTCGTTTGCGATCAAATCGTGCCGTCATTAGGGATGTTTGTGACGCTGGTGATACCTTTTCCTGCTGGTGAACGTCTTCGTCGTCATTGAAATCAAAACAGGAGGTCTCCTGCTGCTGGACGTCCGTTTTCTTTGCCGAATCGTCAATATGAGATTTCCGTTCCTCCTGCGCAGCGTTTGTGTCCGTACTGACCGAGGGCGTAGTGTGGTCTGCCGGCACGGGCGCACTTGCAGCCGTGATTTCATCGCCACTTAACGACTTGCTGGAACCACGGGTAGCACGGTTCAGTATGAGCTGTTTCGCACTAATCGGACGTTCGGCTGCCGGTGCTGTCGGAGGTACGATACTTTGAGATGGCCCGGCACAGGATTCGTTCGAACCTGTCGTTGAGGAGCTACTAGCCGTGCTTCCTTCGCGCGATGGTACAGCGTACTTTTCCTGCACCATGGACACATCGTCGTTGGTCACTTCGATGAATTCGCGCTTTTGCTTTTTCGGGATGTTCCGGTACTTGATCGTGGCGTGCGGTGAAACGATGGGCGCAGCACTagatgctgatgatgttgaCACAACGGCCGCTGTAACACTGCCAGCAGTCGCCGCAGTCACAGGTGGGGCCGTAGCAGCTACAACTGTACTGCTTTCCGGAGGACTCTCTGGATCTTTTTCCGTTTCTTTCACTGCAACACTCTCCGCATCCTTCTTGGCCATTGCAACGGTTTCATTTTTGGCTTCCGGCTTGGCCGTCTTCTTCGACGCAAGtgactgttgttttgtttcttgcttTGTGTCTTTCTGCTGTTTTCTGGTACTCGCTTTTGTGGTTCGAACCGGCGAAACATCTTTTGGGGGAGTATCTTTTCGACTCTCCTTGGTgggatttttttcctcttcattTTCAACTCCTCCCGCCAACTTATCACCTTCATCGTCCTCTTGCTCGTCTTCGCTCCAGTCGGCTAGCAGTTCGTTCTTGAGCTTAACGTCCGTTTTATTCTTAACGGCATGCTGGGTTGGTGATTCTTCGTGACTAACCGAGCCGCTGCCCTTTTCTCTGTTCTGTCGATGATTTTCTTCCTTCTCATCTTCCACTGTAACGTCGACGTTGGCCGAAGCTCGAGTGTCCTCGTGTTCGCTTACTTTGGCAGAGGCCTGTTTACCCTCGTCCAGAACCGACGACGATTGGTCGGGTTTATTTTGCCGACCTTTCTTCTGCTTGGGAGCCTGAACGgtcggtgttgttttgcgaCCTCCACGCGTTCGTTTCTCACTGGATGGCGGCTCGCTCTTAACCGCAGCTGGTACGTCGACATTACGGATCGGCGTCTCAAGTGGTTTTGCTTTGTCTGCGACTGGTAACGATCGCCGAGCACGATCGGGCTTGATGTCCGGCTCGGGGTCGACCTCTTCGGCAGATTCATCCATCTTCTCGGACGAAGCTTTACGAGCAGGTGCTGCCGTGCGAAGAAAATGTGATCAATTTAGTGAATTAAGCACATTACTTGCTTTCCAACTTACCTGTTGGAGTTGAGGTATTTGCCGAAGATACGGCACCAACACTGGCACctgcaccaccgccaccaccactacctaTAGCATAGGTTGCTCGGCAATGTTTTATGTGCAGCATGATCAAATTCTGCCTGTTGGCACTGTAATTGTTACACTTGTAACAATGATACACCTGGCTGGGAGATGACTGTACCGAATGCGCTCCTATCGCGGGGCTCGTTTTGTCTGTCGGAAGAGACACACCGGCCTCGCCATCGGATGGAGTGCTGGAAGGTTGCGCTAAAATACGAACTTCGTGAATCGTTTTGCGTCCCGACCCGAACGAGAACGGTGGTGTGTTCAGTTTGGCTGGCGTATTAGGTTTTTCTGCAAACACAAAAGGAAGaattgttttgattggaaCAGGTTAACCTATTTAAGGTCAAGAATTTCATACGTGTACCTTTCAGCCCTTTTCCTTTACCAGCAGGAGAGCGTCCATCCTGGAATGCTCCCGAATGGCGTTCTTTCTTCTGTGGTAAATAGTCAGTTGAATTAACAATATCCGGATCGCCCCCCGTCGCACGTTCGGCGTGCATTACATCGGCTGGGAACTTTTCCATGTGCTTCATCTTAGCACGATATTGTTCTGCAATAAAAAGGGAAACAGTTGAATAACGATACGCAAACCGCAGTGGCAGAAGGATCGGTAACACCAACCTAAACCTTTGCGAAGAAATTCATGCTTGCGCGGACAGTTATATTTGAAGATAAAGTTTGGATTTTTTACGTATTCGCtgcaacataaaataaaagccAATTGCATTATCCCGCCTCTTCCAATACGCAGCTACCAACAGTGAAAAGTAACACTCACTAGGAATCTTCCTGGAAGAATTTGACGACCGCCAGCGGCTTTTTCCGGAGCGAGGATAGGAACTCTTCGGTCAGGCGCGAACTGCCCATCACCTCACCCGGCCACCAGCTGTTGCTCACCTTCACCCACACGATGTCACCATCGCTCAGTTCCTCCTCCATCCCGGAACCCTTGCTTGCTCGCCTACTTTTACTTTTACGGAATGCTCTCCGGCCTTTACGGTAATCCTACTCTCCagagcaaacaacaaccaactcTATTCCGGGCGCATCCAACGTAGCCTCCTAAGTTGATGAGTCTTATCCGTCAAATGCTACTGCAAAGAAAAGAATGAACAAAGCAGTCGGTCAGCAATCATTCGTCGTCTTCGTTATCGTTAGGTGCCAGCATTAATGAATATCGGTACGAATTCTTTAACGATGTTGCACCCTTATGCTGTTAGAGCATTGCTGAGGTTTATCTATTTTGCGCAACTGTTTCGCtaattgcaaaacatttttcaCTTGCAGCCGCAACCGGAACTGGAGTAGGAGAAAGACGGCCCCTGGCACATAGCGCTTGGTACATTAATTTTTCCTTCTGCTGCACACCACAA comes from the Anopheles coluzzii chromosome 2, AcolN3, whole genome shotgun sequence genome and includes:
- the LOC120961583 gene encoding mucin-22 isoform X2 produces the protein MEEELSDGDIVWVKVSNSWWPGEVMGSSRLTEEFLSSLRKKPLAVVKFFQEDSYEYVKNPNFIFKYNCPRKHEFLRKGLEQYRAKMKHMEKFPADVMHAERATGGDPDIVNSTDYLPQKKERHSGAFQDGRSPAGKGKGLKEKPNTPAKLNTPPFSFGSGRKTIHEVRILAQPSSTPSDGEAGVSLPTDKTSPAIGAHSVQSSPSQVYHCYKCNNYSANRQNLIMLHIKHCRATYAIGSGGGGGAGASVGAVSSANTSTPTAPARKASSEKMDESAEEVDPEPDIKPDRARRSLPVADKAKPLETPIRNVDVPAAVKSEPPSSEKRTRGGRKTTPTVQAPKQKKGRQNKPDQSSSVLDEGKQASAKVSEHEDTRASANVDVTVEDEKEENHRQNREKGSGSVSHEESPTQHAVKNKTDVKLKNELLADWSEDEQEDDEGDKLAGGVENEEEKNPTKESRKDTPPKDVSPVRTTKASTRKQQKDTKQETKQQSLASKKTAKPEAKNETVAMAKKDAESVAVKETEKDPESPPESSTVVAATAPPVTAATAGSVTAAVVSTSSASSAAPIVSPHATIKYRNIPKKQKREFIEVTNDDVSMVQEKYAVPSREGSTASSSSTTGSNESCAGPSQSIVPPTAPAAERPISAKQLILNRATRGSSKSLSGDEITAASAPVPADHTTPSVSTDTNAAQEERKSHIDDSAKKTDVQQQETSCFDFNDDEDVHQQEKVSPASQTSLMTARFDRKRDQAVAAREKPTNVEPEPSEVDRDAQLSQEIDSLLGETNVPKLPEDLSDVMTAVSDKIDCNRTLPPKERGKRIFKTRNKTVTASSSSSPKRDDARVGEEVVPSEGSVPAEAANNNGDSSSSAGDVAKEKTEMEQTPQQQEASEEETETVKGKDESKNREDDQNPSVTSSAMTDEVLPEDKELQQKQQHQSAKKKRKSDEVLLPDSSGNGDQPTVPAATRRRGKYSKAVTDVHEKSTGEKSVSTQSVSEAREPSSVSRKAKRVRKEGPELDEATPANTDDSDKSSAEVAKVTKRVVSSEIETSVAMDTAEATDNSNDLSAVEKEEATDGALAKHLKTNHEESADTQQDAAATTLLTSKATPTDLQVAEALINLPVVVTAPLPVSSSSSSSAVDEDVASKAKVVAVEPAKEADTTASSSTQAVSVSVECAGQPTPNNTSSSSSNNSSTSKSINPRKRHLQSMMLTTSEATNLPQSKKVAAVVEPPMTTSGIEKEITTVKVVLPPEEDPPSIPEKKKRNEVLTDGEEMASKESSPVSAEVEKLDINSMPIVMDEGELLVDGTSSIPAPAGAITVMKSVNGAGGGAAKPPLVAASSKDKRQTTVAMVKGGKASTEQIVITSKGTVLTTSTASVTVASKFPSSTKSSVTVTSAITLSSSCRVASSTPAPSVSSPPSSASSAAAPQLVPPKIIITKKPLPHAASTSTASSKAGSAEGSVGSKAHDRRVSGDGASSSVSSSSGSETITGKKSHRVLRLTPQKLKEFSRLGYIEERQGKGKMLTKSGMRQLYGKQQQLQQQQQQQQQQQQQQQHVSRKKPVPISTKIITTTGGGGADHAVAPDSNSSSARPTSLPEVASSGSNVVIAAAADSSVQESSTTVGRTASTDPSAVDMEEDEEMLEQQKVSSGEAGELPASTHVAPAGGAAILLEGSPSSSGAGAAEVILGSSELAVVGGGSVTEASSSSTGGSGSGTTATGEQESSQLIAVPAENFGGPPHLFYLCSVRDESLVPVNNELLYLDASNQLVALPEQHQQHPTQQQQHQGQQQQQQQAAGTLTEEIINQAEVIIPTVGGSNGAEMGGDGTGEGGTTAIANATGAVGSDGAQEGFVFNTQDGQHIILDPQSLMALAASGDTPHLITADGQEIILQETAQEWLAALSAGQHAQQQQAGAVSTLVTPEGTQIIVAHENAGLIELQEHPVLLPTEIIQVNPNTTVETNAVLTKPPIMSTVEVPTKNGIESASRIGDRKLAAAVAPRMASGSTTPAAGASSTSSSSSCSSGKALTSTITAGSGSNLDETLAAVIGHVPSNPHVPTSLELPITVTNPVIAKTSTASSRLNATAPLFPLTTTAATVVSSFADAIPAAATVVLVSGADAPDSLIC
- the LOC120961583 gene encoding mucin-12 isoform X1, with the translated sequence MEEELSDGDIVWVKVSNSWWPGEVMGSSRLTEEFLSSLRKKPLAVVKFFQEDSYEYVKNPNFIFKYNCPRKHEFLRKGLEQYRAKMKHMEKFPADVMHAERATGGDPDIVNSTDYLPQKKERHSGAFQDGRSPAGKGKGLKEKPNTPAKLNTPPFSFGSGRKTIHEVRILAQPSSTPSDGEAGVSLPTDKTSPAIGAHSVQSSPSQVYHCYKCNNYSANRQNLIMLHIKHCRATYAIGSGGGGGAGASVGAVSSANTSTPTAPARKASSEKMDESAEEVDPEPDIKPDRARRSLPVADKAKPLETPIRNVDVPAAVKSEPPSSEKRTRGGRKTTPTVQAPKQKKGRQNKPDQSSSVLDEGKQASAKVSEHEDTRASANVDVTVEDEKEENHRQNREKGSGSVSHEESPTQHAVKNKTDVKLKNELLADWSEDEQEDDEGDKLAGGVENEEEKNPTKESRKDTPPKDVSPVRTTKASTRKQQKDTKQETKQQSLASKKTAKPEAKNETVAMAKKDAESVAVKETEKDPESPPESSTVVAATAPPVTAATAGSVTAAVVSTSSASSAAPIVSPHATIKYRNIPKKQKREFIEVTNDDVSMVQEKYAVPSREGSTASSSSTTGSNESCAGPSQSIVPPTAPAAERPISAKQLILNRATRGSSKSLSGDEITAASAPVPADHTTPSVSTDTNAAQEERKSHIDDSAKKTDVQQQETSCFDFNDDEDVHQQEKVSPASQTSLMTARFDRKRDQAVAAREKPTNVEPEPSEVDRDAQLSQEIDSLLGETNVPKLPEDLSDVMTAVSDKIDCNRTLPPKERGKRIFKTRNKTVTASSSSSPKRDDARVGEEVVPSEGSVPAEAANNNGDSSSSAGDVAKEKTEMEQTPQQQEASEEETETVKGKDESKNREDDQNPSVTSSAMTDEVLPEDKELQQKQQHQSAKKKRKSDEVLLPDSSGNGDQPTVPAATRRRGKYSKAVTDVHEKSTGEKSVSTQSVSEAREPSSVSRKAKRVRKEGPELDEATPANTDDSDKSSAEVAKVTKRVVSSEIETSVAMDTAEATDNSNDLSAVEKEEATDGALAKHLKTNHEESADTQQDAAATTLLTSKATPTDLQVAEALINLPVVVTAPLPVSSSSSSSAVDEDVASKAKVVAVEPAKEADTTASSSTQAVSVSVECAGQPTPNNTSSSSSNNSSTSKSINPRKRHLQSMMLTTSEATNLPQSKKVAAVVEPPMTTSGIEKEITTVKVVLPPEEDPPSIPEKKKRNEVLTDGEEMASKESSPVSAEVEKLDINSMPIVMDEGELLVDGTSSIPAPAGAITVMKSVNGAGGGAAKPPLVAASSKDKRQTTVAMVKGGKASTEQIVITSKGTVLTTSTASVTVASKFPSSTKSSVTVTSAITLSSSCRVASSTPAPSVSSPPSSASSAAAPQLVPPKIIITKKPLPHAASTSTASSKAGSAEGSVGSKAHDRRVSGDGASSSVSSSSGSETITGKKSHRVLRLTPQKLKEFSRLGYIEERQGKGKMLTKSGMRQLYGKQQQLQQQQQQQQQQQQQQQHVSRKKPVPISTKIITTTGGGGADHAVAPDSNSSSARPTSLPEVASSGSNVVIAAAADSSVQESSTTVGRTASTDPSAVDMEEDEEMLEQQKVSSGEAGELPASTHVAPAGGAAILLEGSPSSSGAGAAEVILGSSELAVVGGGSVTEASSSSTGGSGSGTTATGEQESSQLIAVPAENFGGPPHLFYLCSVRDESLVPVNNELLYLDASNQLVALPEQHQQHPTQQQQHQGQQQQQQQAAGTLTEEIINQAEVIIPTVGGSNGAEMGGDGTGEGGTTAIANATGAVGSDGAQEGFVFNTQDGQHIILDPQSLMALAASGDTPHLITADGQEIILQETAQEWLAALSAGQHAQQQQAGAVSTLVTPEGTQIIVAHENAGLIELQEHPVLLPTEIIQVNPNTTVETNAVLTKPPIMSTVEVPTKNGIESASRIGDRKLAAAVAPRMASGSTTPAAGASSTSSSSSCSSGKALTSTITAGSGSNLDETLAAVIGHVPSNPHVPTSLELPITVTNPVIAKTSTASSRLNATAPLFPLTTTAATVVSSFADAIPAAATVVLVSGADAPGTIDHVPHPRSPSPFAAASCPSPAAEGQEARKDNGAEQEELEKESEEASMMTVQQEEGNDDGDHADDGGGDASGKEKSACFDEDDIQIPSTPESAPNNDERQQQQYDDELMASDEEQREPNENHLLLANENSNCSEIIAIQPNVVVLDGDMLLNSPANEDDDADDDDGIDDDLMMENESEEDGVITVQQQQQQQQQVVQDVVQGGRSFDQRPPQQAHRARSRVPPAANGANGRPDNAVNLAEHHNSSSNNDSGIDTSMAAGGVAACEAAAASSSGEGTPTTVRRPIVER